CTTATAAATACTTATAGAAGATAATAAAATGACTCTAAAAACATGATATGGGGATCTTAGATGACTCTCACTCATATCGCTCCTAATATCCTCTAGGACTTTTGAATTTGGATTTACTGCTGTGGGGATATCCCACAGTTTCACAAAGTTGAAACAATCTTGATCATTCATACCATCCAATGgtttctctttaaaaaaatttcctaacCATTCAAACCATCCAATGGTTTCTCTTAATTTACTCATGTCAAGATTTTGTTAGGAAGAAAGCTAATACAATTACTCATGCTGGAAAACCATGTCATGCCAACTCTcaattttttcatgattttacatgtattgaatattattattattattattattattattattattattattatttgtcaaatatgtttgtgactagaaattccaccttaaggCGGGTGAATAAATGGAGGGTCGAGATTCAAACCCCAACTCCTACGTTTATAACACTATGTTCATACCAAACGAGTTAAGCTCACGTATCGATTATTACTAGTTTCAGTGCCCGTGCTAACGCACGGGAAACACCATCTTGTAATAATTTCGTACAATAAATATACGTATTGTCAAAATAttatagtaaataaatatatacttcAATATAGAACTCGTCGaacaattaatattttagtATCCGTGAAATTTGCCTTAATATTACACAATTCAAAAAGATATGCATTATTTCTATGTAAAACCAAAATATAATGCATAATCATACTACATGGCAACCTaatataaaacattaaaaatttgTCAAGTTGTTATAATATTACATAACTTCAAAACACAACATTTAGTTCAATGCAATATCCATTGGTTTGAAGATATTCTACCAACCTCCTTATGCTTCCTAAAGGTTATCAAAAACTTCCGGAAAAACAATATTGATAGTTGAACTTGGAAGTACCGGCTTTTAAAAGGTAAAAAGAAGACAGGGTTATGGTAAGTGTTTGTTGTTCGGCCCCCCATATTTTTGGGGCTTAGTTAAGGAATAATTGAAGAAAGTACTAAAAGCAGGGTTATGATAAGCCCCCGTGTGGATATTGAGATATTACCCTAAAAATAGTCAAACAAATTAAAGTAAAACTATAGAGCAATGTAGAAAATACAATgaatctatcaacaaaaaataaagtagaaaataaaaactcacTTTAATTATATCCAATCTACAATATAATCCTGAAGAAGTAGAAATACATGATAATCATCATACTATGCCTTCAAAGACAAACCATTCGTTTAATTCTCCAAGTCCCAGTTTTATAATTGATAGTCCTGGTTTCTTGCACATACCTTGCACATTAagaacatttttataaaagtcaatgaaaaaatttcatatttacaAAGGGGGagataaattcaataaaaaaaatcacatgtgaatataaaaatattgaaatgatCATTCGTAGTAGTCATAAGAAAATTTTCCTATAAAAATCACATGAAAGTAAAGTTTCCTATTGTACTCATGATAACAGTGTTCTCTTCCAAACAACAAAATAACACTATCTATAAGGACTTTACTTCCAACACCATATGCAAAGAAATACTCCGTATTTCACTGCTAGCCTAATGCAAAGTGTGATTAGTAAAGCCACATTGATAATTGATAAGGAACCccaattttgataatttaaaaatgatGTCGAAAGAGCGGTGAGAGCATAGACAAACTCAAATTGACACTAAGTTAACCATACCTTGTTGCAACCAAGGACTAAATCCTGAAGAGTTTTCATCCTTTCACTAATCTTTTCCCTTCTAGCCTGTCCAACAATGTCCTGTAATATTCCATTAGAAAACCAAGTCAATATAATTTCATCCTTTTAGCCTGTCCATCAATGTCATGTAATCTTTTCACTAATCTTTTCATCCTTTCACAAAACCAAGGAACAATTGTTTGCAAATATTTAGATAGCATATATTTGTTAGTTACATGTAAACACGTTATATTAAGAGAATAAACAACTTGATGACAATTAAGATTTCAAAATCCGTTAAATTTACCTAATATTACACAATTTTTGTAAGCCTCTCATGTTTTTTGGAGACGGATTAAGAAATTATCCTAAAAATAGTGTAAACAAAGTATAACTATAGAGGAATGTCTGGGTGCCATAAAGTTTCAACACTTAAGATTTAAATAGTGTAAACAAAGTATAACTATAGAGGAATGCCTGGGTTCCATAAAGTTTTAACACTTAAGATTTATTTGTACAACTTAGAATCACACAATGCATTAACAAAattaaaggaaaacaaaaacaattgaaaacaaCTAATGCATTAATAAATTTTCTCATCCATTGCATTGCTATAAGATCCTCCTCCATCTTCTTTGATCAAATAACCTATGTTTAGCTCAACTTCATACATCATATAGTCTGCAAATACAATTGATTGCCATAATTAGAAGATTATAATTTGACATGAGAATTGAGAAGTAAGAAATACGATTTGACTATAATACGATAAAAGACACTATTTCAACACATTTAACACACATTGTGTTGCAATCCAAATTTGAAATTATAGCGTGATCAAGAACCAATCATATAATACTAAAAAGTAAAACTCTTAATAATCAATATGAGTAGATCCATATCTTCTTCATCTTGGTACGTGGGGGATGATCTCTTAGGAACACTTTCAGTTAGTGATTTCTCATCACCACTCAAAACAGCTTCACCAAACTTCGGCATCAAATACTAAAAAGTAAAACTCTTAATAATCAATATGAGTAGTAACACTAAACTGCAGAATTTGGTTTCAAGtaagtaaatatttattttgcatAAAAATACTGAAAATGTACCTCTTTAATAACTGCAGAATGCTCACCAACTTTGTCTTTCAGCTTTTGAATTGGGGAAGAGAGACAAACAATATCCTATACAAAAAAGAGAGAACAGATTTGTGAGATTAAAGATATTTAGAGAATAGTCATAGATAGTGCAAAAAGTGATCATCTGACTTTAACATAAAAAAGTGAGATCAATTAAAAAAGTGAGATTAAAGTATTCAGAGAACAGTTTAAATGAATAAGATAAGCGTTCATGTGAGATTTTAGAAACCAGTTTTGTGAAAACATGTTCAATAATAGATAagacaaaattgaaaaaggTAAAAACTTTGTTATGACCTGTGAAAGGACATCAGAAGATCCTTGTTTGCCTTTGTCCATTAAGGAACTCAATGAAGCATTTTCCTAATCTATTATACTTGCATTGCATCTCTAATAGTGTTTGTTGGCTTTGCTTAAGAACATGGAGATCAATTAAAAGAAGatcaattaattgaaaatatcaaatatcaaaagAGAAAGTATTTTTGTTGGTTTTGCTTAAGAACATGGAACTATTAGAGTATAAGTAATCTATGAAAAATTTCTCCAAAAAAACAGAGGAGTATTAAAATCAAAAGGCAGCCTAAAACATGTTGAACTCATAGGATTATATTGCAAGTTAAATACCAAAAACATCATAGCCATAGTCATATCTATCAACATTGAACTCAGTAGCAATGGTCATAGccatttttttcaaaagtttttAGCAAGTTTATAGCCtgaatgatgaagaagacaCCATTTTTATAAATACCTGAAAGTTGGTGATGTAAAAGCTAACAAATAATCAGTATTCacagaaaataagaaaataagacCACAAAGCCATCAATTTTTCATAGAAACGTTTTCTCAAACACTTTGAGTGCTCACTTTCACAATCAAATGAGAGTTTTCAAATACAATCAAAGCTATgtaaatgaagagaaaaatgaaatatagAAATGAACATTGAAGAAATTGCAGAAATATATTAAATAGCTATGAAAATATACCTTTAAACTCCATTTCTCTTAACAGCAGCAACAAAACCAAGAGGAAAACCTggaagtacaaaaaaaaagagaaaaatgcaaaaattagaaataaaaattgaaataaaaaaaacaaattaagaaaaactataaaatataGTGTGAAAAGAGATTGAGACATGTAGACAGGATATTGAAAAAAATGAGGGATTTCAAAAAGGGAAGAAAAATGGAGCTCATCAAGCTTTGGAgtatagagagagagatgagagtttgaaatttgaaattgagaATTGGTTTTTGAAAGTGGCTGAATGTGTACTTCATATCCATTATGCATAATTGTTTTTGACCAACACAGGTGATAATTTGTCCTATGGTTAtaaaactttgtttttgtttgactCCTTTTTTTGGTCTGAAGTCACAGTTAGATTTTGGTTGTTTTGCACATGAGTGAAAGTGACGGATCCTTATTAGCTTCAGCCCTCCAAAAGGGAAATTCAAACATTTGAATTTTACTTCCAATTCAAGCAATCAAATTGGCAAAGACAAAAGtcactcttttattttcttcaaaagttTGATGGCTTTGTGGTAATTAATGCATTCAAGTAAAaaccatattttaaaaaataagattatTTTGAAAAGTCCTAAACTACACCAACAAAGTCTTTCTTTTATAGACTAATAATCATTTAGTTCTAATGACATATGCAACTATAGAATGTATCACATTAAAAAACTCTAATTAAAACTTTAAATCAAAACAATACATAGTAAATAAGCTTTACCTAATATACTGATCATGAGGCATGTAAAGTTCATTGAGAGGATGGAAGTAGCCAAATGGTAtacaaaaggaaaagaaaaattgaaattagagtttggaagagaaaaaacaaaatgagaACGTTAAGAAAGCTAATAGACCTAGTTTATCCTCATTAACCATGTCTTTATCTTTTTGTTTGTTACTTCATTGTCATTGCTAACTTATTAGAAGAATTAACCATGTCATTATCTTTTTGTTTGCTATTTCCCTGTCATTGCTAACTTGTTAGAAGAAAGTATTGGAGAATGTTAAGTAAATTGTACAACAATAAGAAACAACGCTTACATAGCTGAATAACACTTTTCCATTGATATGAAGATGCCTCGGACATGGTAAGCAAAAGTCTGAAGCTATTCCCTTGTCAGAACCACGTATAGCTTCTTCCGAAATAAGATTAGAAAATTGAGgattaaaagaaagaaactcAAACTAACTTTTACCAGAAAAGAAGTCACAAACAAAAACACAGACTTGCAGCAACATAATATACTACATAGTGCTCAACTCATCTAAAAATATACATGTGCAGAGATGACAATTTTTCATCAATGAAGAATTGAACAAAAGCCTTGAAATAGCAATTTGTCTTTAAAACTGAAAACGAAAAAGAATCGAAGAAAAATTTAATTGCAAAGAGAAACAACCTAGAAAAGAAATTTTCACCTCTCTTAGCAGCTTCCTTCCAATTTTTTCCTGTCGTGGATGAACAAAACAGAGAGAAAGAGAACAATAACTGAGAAAAAAAGTAGAAATCAAGTGAGAATAAAAGCAAGAAAgtgaaaattattttctatcTCTCTCACCTGATTGTGTTGCGATTCCTCGGCTAGGGTTTGAGGAATGAAAATTTTACCTCCTCGTGAGAGTATCTACAAAACGACGTAGAAAGAAAGATTAGAAAAATAGGGATTAAAAACAGGTTGAAGCAAATtaaggattaaaaaaaatataaaaaaattaaggatttcgaaaaaagaaagaaattgaagaagaagaaggaatgGTGAGATTAGTATCTGAGTTTTTGTTTCAGGCGAGAGGATCGTTGTCGGCGGTTGTTTGCGGAGAGGAAGAAAGAAGAAGGAATGGTGAGATGATAACAGTGAGATGGTGAGGATGGGACGGTGGTAAGAGGAGTATTTTTGTGTGAAATAGTGATGGTGAAGGGAGGATGATGAGATATGGAGAGGAAGGAGAGAGAGAACATGTTAATGTTGTTCTGCTGCATATAGTAGACTCATTTTGTGCTTGACTTGGGCTTCGgcctaatttattttttgtttgtttgtagaAAAAGGgggaaatttgaattttgaattttcttcCATGTCAATCAATCAAGTTGGCATCAAAGCTAACTAtggtaaagaaataatattttttaatgatgatTTGACAACGATGTAGTTATAGGTGGACAAATAAGCAAACTTGCCCAAACATAAATATGAGTTTGTATATtaataagattaagataaagataaaaattatgattaagATACTTTGATTAATGATATTCAATCATTTTCTTGTGTAAAAAAGTCATCAAAAGTACCAACCGAATTAAAGAAGCTGGTATAGTATAGTATGGTACTCCCTCgagtcctatatataaggaacataTTGAGGAAAACACACATACTAAGgaggcttattttttttattaaaaattctaaaatacgtgttattccaaaactaaccttgtgAATGTGttgtgtaattaatgcataacattggaatatgttgcattttatacaatttaataagggtatataagggattatctatttaataaagaataaatttaaagagtgtttcttataaaaatgaccaattttttttccaaagtgttccttatatataggaccggaagGAGTATAATATGTATTTCGTATTTACCGTTAAAGCTATAGGTCCCACAATGGTACACCCACCTCATACTACTAGATTTGATTCAAAAAGAAGTTACAAAAATCACTATAAAAACTGCATTTTTCTCTAACGGCTACAACACCAAAAAATCTTCAACACAATCTAGTAACTAACGACACAATCTTAATTCATGGATTCTTCCACTTCTACCCCTCACCATCACCACCGTTCATCGGAACGCCGAACCACAACTACATCGCCATCGCCTCTGTCTCTTCTTCGATCTCCAACTAACTGTCTTCCCCTCAGAGAGCTTCTGCTCATGTCTCCTCCATCATCGAGGAAATCCAAGCCGCGATTCGATGAAGAGCTGCAGGAGTCGCCGGGTGTTAGACGAAGGTGCAAGAGCCGAGGGGCGGCTCTGTCTTCTCCAAGAAACTCTTCTCGAAGATCGAGGAGGCGTTTAGAGGTTGAGGTTAGGGAAGAGAAAGAGAATGTGTTGGTGGATGAGGTTGGAAAACTGAAGAAAAGAAGACACAAAAAGGATAGACACAGTTTGGTACCTTTTCAATCACCAAGTATGTGGTGGCTGTAATCAAAGCTAATTAGAGAGAATGCATTTTCATAAACTTTGAACATTTtcttgaaattcattttcagaAACTTCTATaatgtttattttcttaatttgattttatgttattatgtAGAAATTGATATTTGATGTTTGTTACTTTGATGTTTAGAAGCTGAAGAAGAGAATGGAGGTGACTTTGATCGCATTGGAATGTTGATTACTGAATTAATTATGTGGAAAGATGTATCAAAATCAAgcttttggtttggttttggatCACTTTGTTTCTTATCTTCTTGCTTCACTAAAGGGTTCAATTTTAGGTctgtaactttttttctttcttttttataatgtGACCATTTCTTTTGTTAAGTATAGTGGAAACTTCTGAGATGTTTTTGTGCTTATTGTTATTTGTTACAGCATTTTCTCTGCTATCTCACAATTGGCAATTCTGTTTTTGGCTGtttcatttttctcaaattCAGTTTGTCAACAAAGGTAtggtttttttagtttttttttatgattgtgTTGTTTTTCTTCTAAACTATGCtaggattaattaattaatgaagttGCAATTTGTATGTGTTCAGAGGAAAAGCTAAGCCAAGGGGTTATGTTAATCTGAAAGAAGATGATATTTTAAGTCTTGCGAAATTGATTCTTCCTATGTTGAATTTTGCAATTTCAAAGGCCAAGGAGCTGTTTTCTGGAGAACCATCCATGACCCTGAAAGTAATCCCTGCAACCTTAGTTAATTTCCTGATTTTCAAAAACAAACCTCTATGTAGTAATGGTTAAGTATTTTTTTCTGGTTGTTTCAGGTAGCTCCTTTGCTTCTACTAGGAGCTGAGTACGGACATTTTATTACAATTTGGAGGCTAAGTGCCATTGGTGAGACAATAGTATTACATTTTATTGTTCATTGTACGAAATTTTTCATATCTTTGTTCTGATATAAATTGTATTACATATTTATGAGCAGGATTTTTTGTCAGCTTCACTGTACCAAAGCTTTATTCTTGCTATTCCGGTCAGATCAACCAGCGAGGTATAATTCCATCCATCAATTTAGTATCATTTGTAAGTCTATCCacatttttattatatagtGATAAGGTTTTTCTTTATGTGCAGCTGAGTGCTTGAAATTGCGATTGTTGGACACATGGATTGCTTGCAGTTACAAGAAGATTGTGGTCGCATCGGCACTTATTACCTTTTGGAATCTATCTTCGATAAAGACTCGAATCTGCACAGGTAAATTTCTGATGTGTCACTTGTTTTATTAAGTTCACAACAGCATTCTTCAAAAGGATACATTACTAGTAGTCTTAGCTAAcattggaaaataaaaacaatttggcttaaatgcagttttgccccccctgttttgattaaatcggaattttaccccccctgttttaaaacgcggacttttacccccctgttttataatttgttggattttgcccccccctaaaattctgctttcgagtcacaactttaaagcttcgcacacaactcaattttgatcaataatttaccaaaaggataccgaaatgaccgtaatcgagttatctttccacataatcaaaccccactgaatttggagttacaaagagagattaattaccgttttagtgaaggtatgtcccccaaaattctgcaaaaaatctgctttcgagtcacaacttcaaagcttcgcatacaactcaatttggatccataattcaccaaacggctaccgaaatgaccgtaatcgagttatctttccacataatcaaaccccactgaatttggagttacaaagagagattaattaccgttttagtgaaggtatgtccccaaaattctgcaaaaaatctgctttcgagtcacaacttcaaagcttcgcatacaactcaatttggatccataattcaccaaatggatacctaaatgaccgtaatcgagttagctttccacagaatcaaaccccactgaatttggagttacaaagagagattaattaccgttttagtgaaggtatgtccccaaaattctgcaaaaaatctgctttcgagtcacaacttcaaagcttcgcatacaactcaatttggatccataattcaccaaatggctaccgaaatgaccgtaatcgagttagctttccacataatcaaaccccactaaatttggagttacagagagagattatttaccgttttagtgaaggtctgtccaattactaattctgcagaaatctacttgtgatcttcaaattcaacatcgtctaccgaacacatcgtaactccaaattcgacgaaattgaaatgcctacaagggtaatttcgttagatttccatacatgtaaatagtattaaaaaatgagctacagggtgagaggaatgacgagaataccagtagtagtttcatacgataattaatttgaatagaccttcactaaaacagtaattaatctctctctgtaactccaaatttagtggagtttgattctgtggaaaactaactcgattgcggtcgttttggtaccagtttggtgaattattgatccaaattgagttctgtgcgtagctttgaacttgaggctcagaagcagattttgtgcaaaattttggtggggggcaaaatccaacaaattataaaatagggggggtaaaattccgcattttaaaatagggggggtaaaattccgcatttttcaaaatagggggggtaaaactgcatttaagccaaacaATTTTTGCATGATGAGAGAGTTTTAACACTCCATTTACACATTCCCTTGGTGGGCAATGATCCTTACGATATCTTAAACTGTGGACACATTAAATTTACATGCGCATGTTGCAACTTTGTGATAGTTGGTACTTATGGTGTAATTTTCTTTGCAGCATTTTTACTGCTTGTAATATTCAGATATTTTCGACAAAATGTCACGCAACAAGTAGAAGATGGAGAAGCACAAGCAGAAGACAAGGAACAACAGCAGGCATTGTTGGCTGCAGAACCAGAGGAAGAGGAACCACAGCAGGCACTACTAGTGGTTGCAGAACAGCAGCGCAAGCACTAGGAGTTCATGCAGCCATTCCTTGACAATTAACACGAATATATATCTTACATCCAGAAATAAGACATTTCTTTGTAGGttggtgaaaagaaaaaatatttgctCAAGATCTATAATCAAAGCATTTTAAGTAGTTGTAGTTGGCTTATTGCACAAACTGATCGAAGTTAGTGCATAgtatattcattcatttcatgACATTTGTATCTAGCAGCCATATATAGGCCATTTATTTGTAatagatattttaaaataat
This portion of the Trifolium pratense cultivar HEN17-A07 linkage group LG3, ARS_RC_1.1, whole genome shotgun sequence genome encodes:
- the LOC123913615 gene encoding reticulon-like protein B17, with the protein product MDSSTSTPHHHHRSSERRTTTTSPSPLSLLRSPTNCLPLRELLLMSPPSSRKSKPRFDEELQESPGVRRRCKSRGAALSSPRNSSRRSRRRLEVEVREEKENVLVDEVGKLKKRRHKKDRHSLVPFQSPKAEEENGGDFDRIGMLITELIMWKDVSKSSFWFGFGSLCFLSSCFTKGFNFSIFSAISQLAILFLAVSFFSNSVCQQRGKAKPRGYVNLKEDDILSLAKLILPMLNFAISKAKELFSGEPSMTLKVAPLLLLGAEYGHFITIWRLSAIGFFVSFTVPKLYSCYSGQINQRAECLKLRLLDTWIACSYKKIVVASALITFWNLSSIKTRICTAFLLLVIFRYFRQNVTQQVEDGEAQAEDKEQQQALLAAEPEEEEPQQALLVVAEQQRKH